One window from the genome of Gimesia aquarii encodes:
- a CDS encoding M28 family peptidase encodes MIRCLILMMLISVTSLACGTTAEPKVTPVFNAERSYGYLKKICRLRSRMSGSPGMAEQQKMISEHFRKLKAKVHFQTFDAPHPLTGNPVRMNNMIISWYPEAKKRILFACHYDTRPYPDRDRTQPRGLFIGANDGASGVAFLMELGNVIRDLKISHGYGIDFVFFDGEELVYRENDPYFLGSKYFANQYKTQARDFEYVYGILFDMIADKNLMIYMEKNSIKYAPKLTRSIWQAAQKTGVRQFIPKVKFEIRDDHLPLNEIAHIPTCDIIDFDYPVWHTTRDIPRYCSGTSMAKVGKVIIYWLQNIP; translated from the coding sequence ATGATCCGATGTCTGATTCTAATGATGCTGATCTCGGTAACTTCACTTGCCTGCGGTACTACCGCAGAGCCAAAAGTAACACCGGTTTTTAATGCAGAACGCTCTTATGGATATTTGAAAAAAATTTGCCGTCTCAGATCTCGTATGAGTGGTTCTCCGGGGATGGCTGAACAACAAAAAATGATTTCGGAGCATTTCAGGAAACTCAAAGCGAAAGTTCATTTTCAGACATTTGATGCCCCGCATCCCTTAACTGGAAATCCGGTGCGGATGAATAATATGATTATCAGCTGGTACCCAGAAGCCAAAAAAAGGATACTTTTCGCCTGCCATTATGATACCAGGCCTTATCCCGATCGCGATCGAACACAACCACGTGGCCTGTTCATTGGTGCTAACGATGGGGCCAGTGGAGTTGCGTTCTTGATGGAGTTGGGAAACGTGATACGCGACCTCAAAATCAGTCACGGTTATGGGATAGATTTTGTTTTTTTTGATGGTGAAGAGCTTGTGTACCGCGAAAATGATCCTTATTTTCTTGGCTCCAAGTATTTTGCCAATCAATACAAAACTCAGGCACGAGATTTTGAATACGTCTATGGTATCCTGTTTGACATGATTGCTGATAAAAATCTCATGATCTATATGGAGAAGAACAGTATTAAATACGCTCCCAAGCTGACGCGCAGCATCTGGCAAGCCGCTCAAAAAACAGGTGTCAGACAATTTATTCCGAAAGTCAAATTTGAAATTCGGGATGATCATTTACCTTTAAATGAAATCGCCCACATACCAACCTGTGACATTATCGATTTTGACTATCCGGTCTGGCACACAACGCGAGACATTCCCCGGTATTGCTCTGGTACAAGCATGGCAAAAGTCGGGAAAGTCATCATTTACTGGCTGCAGAATATTCCCTAA
- a CDS encoding sulfite exporter TauE/SafE family protein, whose product MDLWQNLLLAGVGIIAGILNVLAGGGSLILMPTMIFLGMPGATTNGTARVAILGQNVTAIAGFRQKGFSDFRLSFSLALCAIPGTFLGAFLGTKLSGVWFNRVLAVVMLGVLVTMILGERKKKKSKRNPENDVKSLDQNDLEAKDSIDQRRRLTTGHFLMVLVGFYGGFIQAGVGFIIIAIINNVMKLDLLRTNMHKVFIVAIYTVFAIGIFAWEGKIDWITGLFLMAGMSLGGWIGSHLAVSKGDSFIRAVLYTAIVCMSIRLLLM is encoded by the coding sequence TTGGACCTCTGGCAAAATCTATTATTAGCAGGTGTAGGTATTATCGCTGGCATTCTGAATGTATTGGCCGGCGGAGGCTCATTGATATTAATGCCCACAATGATTTTCTTAGGAATGCCAGGGGCAACTACAAACGGAACAGCTCGTGTTGCCATACTGGGGCAGAATGTGACCGCAATTGCCGGATTTCGACAAAAAGGGTTCTCAGACTTTCGGCTCAGTTTTTCCCTCGCGTTGTGCGCCATTCCCGGCACTTTCCTAGGCGCTTTTCTGGGAACAAAACTCAGTGGTGTCTGGTTTAATCGCGTATTAGCGGTGGTCATGCTGGGTGTACTAGTCACGATGATTCTGGGAGAACGCAAAAAGAAAAAATCGAAACGGAATCCAGAAAATGATGTAAAAAGTCTTGATCAAAATGATCTCGAAGCGAAAGATTCGATTGATCAGAGACGCAGGCTAACAACAGGTCATTTTCTGATGGTACTGGTAGGTTTTTATGGTGGATTTATCCAGGCGGGTGTTGGATTCATTATCATTGCCATCATTAATAATGTCATGAAATTGGACTTATTACGAACCAATATGCATAAAGTGTTTATTGTGGCGATCTATACTGTGTTTGCGATCGGGATCTTTGCCTGGGAAGGCAAGATTGACTGGATTACCGGTTTGTTCCTCATGGCTGGTATGTCCCTTGGTGGCTGGATTGGATCTCATCTTGCTGTCAGTAAAGGAGACTCATTCATACGCGCTGTGTTGTACACGGCAATTGTTTGTATGTCGATCAGACTATTATTGATGTAA
- a CDS encoding DUF1614 domain-containing protein has product MSNPQPNNVQATQLSGCMILTLIVFFGCLMPLIFVDLAETALTNLHLSPPTAILVLIGMIFGSLINIPISRFPLDQEVNVPVFESVAGLNFMPQMKRLRQEAIIAVNLGGCVIPIFLAIWLSQFIISGGSTPIYVTLAGIIFNTVVCYNTSRLVPGMGIAMPVFIPPLVAVLATWFGFAIIGPMMGTVGADFGSLYSPIAFVIGISGPLIGADLLHWNEFKKLKAPCVSIGGAGTWDGIVLSGMIASLIV; this is encoded by the coding sequence GTGTCTAATCCGCAACCGAATAATGTACAAGCCACCCAGTTATCCGGCTGCATGATCCTGACATTAATCGTCTTTTTTGGCTGTTTGATGCCATTGATCTTTGTTGATCTGGCGGAAACAGCCTTAACAAACCTGCACCTCTCACCTCCCACTGCCATTTTGGTTTTAATCGGGATGATTTTCGGATCTTTGATCAATATTCCCATCTCCCGGTTTCCGCTTGACCAGGAAGTAAACGTTCCCGTTTTTGAATCGGTGGCAGGCTTGAATTTCATGCCTCAAATGAAACGATTAAGACAGGAGGCCATAATTGCGGTCAACCTGGGTGGTTGTGTCATTCCTATTTTCCTGGCAATCTGGCTATCACAATTTATTATTTCAGGTGGTTCGACTCCCATATACGTCACCTTGGCAGGAATCATATTCAACACAGTCGTATGCTATAACACGTCTCGCCTGGTCCCAGGTATGGGAATCGCGATGCCTGTGTTCATCCCTCCGCTTGTGGCTGTCTTGGCAACCTGGTTTGGATTTGCCATCATCGGACCAATGATGGGAACAGTCGGAGCTGACTTTGGGTCATTATATTCTCCCATTGCGTTCGTGATAGGAATCTCTGGCCCACTGATTGGTGCGGACCTACTACACTGGAACGAATTCAAAAAACTGAAAGCACCGTGTGTTAGCATTGGTGGGGCAGGGACTTGGGACGGAATCGTGTTGTCCGGAATGATTGCCTCACTGATTGTTTAA
- the aroC gene encoding chorismate synthase, with protein sequence MAGNSFGQAFRITTAGESHGPGNVVIIDGVPPGIPISVEDLLVDLNRRKPGQSKIVTQRKEADHPEILAGVFEGITTGTSLAILIRNEDQRSKDYSDIKDKYRPGHADYTYDAKYGFRDYRGGGRSSARETNVRVAAGVVAKKILEAAFGGHVVGYVTQVGDLRARIEDPATVTIDQVEKMSDGELNPVRCPDHEVASQMIELIDQVRKEGDSIGGVAEVVATNVPAGLGEPVFDKLKADIAKALFSIPAVLGVEYGSGFACATMRGSENNDHFIAGENSNVDTPVITTDSNRHGGSLGGISTGQPLVFRAAVKPTSSLLIEQPTVTKQGEPTSIKTKGRHDPCLLPRFVPIAEAMIAITLADHWLRWRAQCAAAPDRTQDN encoded by the coding sequence ATGGCAGGAAATTCTTTTGGACAAGCGTTTCGGATTACGACGGCAGGCGAAAGCCACGGTCCGGGCAATGTGGTGATTATAGATGGTGTTCCTCCGGGAATCCCGATCAGCGTGGAAGATTTACTCGTAGATCTCAACCGTCGGAAACCGGGACAAAGTAAAATTGTGACGCAACGCAAAGAAGCCGACCATCCCGAAATTCTCGCTGGTGTTTTTGAGGGGATTACGACAGGAACCAGCCTCGCGATTCTGATTCGTAACGAAGATCAGCGAAGTAAAGATTACAGCGATATCAAAGACAAATACCGTCCCGGGCATGCCGATTATACTTACGATGCGAAATATGGATTTCGAGATTATCGGGGTGGTGGGCGATCGAGTGCCAGAGAAACGAATGTCCGTGTTGCCGCAGGAGTGGTTGCCAAAAAAATTCTCGAAGCGGCCTTCGGTGGACATGTTGTCGGGTATGTGACGCAGGTAGGCGATCTTCGGGCACGAATTGAAGATCCTGCCACAGTGACCATCGATCAAGTTGAGAAAATGTCTGATGGTGAATTGAATCCGGTTCGCTGTCCCGATCATGAAGTCGCCAGCCAAATGATCGAGCTGATCGATCAAGTGCGTAAGGAAGGCGATTCAATCGGTGGAGTTGCTGAAGTGGTGGCCACCAATGTTCCTGCGGGGTTGGGAGAACCGGTCTTCGATAAATTAAAAGCAGATATTGCTAAAGCGTTATTCAGCATTCCTGCTGTTTTGGGAGTGGAATATGGCTCAGGCTTTGCATGTGCCACAATGCGAGGAAGTGAGAATAATGACCATTTTATCGCTGGTGAAAATTCGAATGTAGATACTCCTGTGATTACGACTGATTCCAATCGACATGGTGGAAGTCTCGGTGGTATTTCAACAGGGCAACCACTGGTCTTTCGGGCTGCAGTTAAACCCACAAGTAGTTTGTTGATCGAACAACCCACGGTCACAAAACAGGGTGAGCCTACTTCGATCAAAACGAAGGGGCGTCATGATCCGTGTCTGTTGCCTCGATTTGTACCTATTGCGGAAGCCATGATTGCGATCACTCTGGCCGATCATTGGCTCCGTTGGCGTGCTCAGTGTGCGGCAGCCCCTGATCGAACTCAGGACAACTGA
- a CDS encoding secondary thiamine-phosphate synthase enzyme YjbQ: protein MAWIQKQIRLPALRRGFHIITHEVLSEIPELSQIEVGLMHVFIMHTSASLSINENADPDVPRDLEMAFNSIAPESLPYVHTCEGPDDMPAHVKASMIGNSLTIPISGGRLCLGTWQGIYLCEHRNHASGRQLVVTIQGE from the coding sequence ATGGCCTGGATACAAAAACAGATTCGATTGCCTGCCTTAAGACGTGGTTTTCATATTATTACGCATGAAGTCCTCAGCGAAATCCCGGAACTTTCGCAAATTGAGGTGGGATTGATGCATGTATTTATTATGCACACATCGGCTTCTTTATCGATCAATGAAAATGCCGATCCTGATGTTCCGCGTGATCTGGAGATGGCATTCAATAGTATTGCGCCGGAATCACTGCCTTATGTGCATACATGCGAAGGCCCTGACGACATGCCCGCTCATGTCAAAGCATCAATGATTGGTAATTCCCTTACAATTCCTATCAGCGGTGGCCGACTCTGCCTGGGTACCTGGCAGGGAATTTACCTTTGTGAACACCGCAATCACGCCAGCGGGCGTCAGCTTGTCGTCACGATTCAAGGTGAGTAG
- a CDS encoding outer membrane protein assembly factor BamB family protein: MTFKIAVFALLILISSNVQADWMRFRGPNGSGVSDEKQATPTKWSDQKNLMWKAALPGPGSSSPIIVGDKVFVTCWSGYGLNRNNPGDQKDLRRHLICLNRQSGKILWDKTVEPVLPEDVYTGMFAEHGYASHTPVSDGKRVYAYFGKSGAVAFDLDGNQLWQTITGDELDPRRWGSSSSPILYKNLLIVTATAESEALVALNKKTGKEVWRQESTGFNATWGTPILVPIDEDRTDLVIGVPYEIWSLNPDTGKLRWYCEAMPTETYCSSVIAHDGIVYGIEGRGGGSIAVRADGKGDVTKTHVLWSGRDSNRIETPIIYQGRIYFFSRGIANCIDAKTGERIFRGRLDKGDSDVTNNREEQSESRSGRGRGGFRGSDYSSPVIADGKVYFVSRSGETYVIKAGDKLEQLSVNRLTDENEDFSATPAISDGQIFIRSDKHLYCVGNEDA; the protein is encoded by the coding sequence ATGACATTCAAGATTGCTGTGTTCGCTTTGCTGATACTGATCTCATCAAACGTCCAGGCAGACTGGATGCGGTTTCGGGGACCCAACGGTTCAGGAGTTTCTGACGAAAAGCAGGCAACTCCTACCAAATGGAGCGATCAGAAAAACCTGATGTGGAAAGCGGCGTTACCAGGTCCTGGTTCATCCAGCCCGATCATCGTCGGTGACAAAGTATTTGTCACTTGCTGGTCAGGTTATGGATTAAATCGTAATAATCCTGGGGACCAAAAAGATCTCAGACGGCATTTGATTTGCCTGAACCGTCAGTCCGGCAAGATCCTATGGGACAAGACTGTAGAACCCGTTCTGCCAGAAGACGTATACACAGGCATGTTCGCCGAACATGGCTATGCTTCACATACACCCGTTTCTGATGGCAAGCGGGTGTATGCCTATTTTGGAAAATCAGGTGCAGTCGCCTTTGATCTCGATGGAAATCAGCTTTGGCAAACGATTACAGGTGATGAACTGGATCCACGCAGGTGGGGTTCTTCCTCAAGTCCTATTCTATATAAGAACCTTTTGATTGTGACCGCAACCGCCGAAAGCGAGGCACTTGTCGCTCTGAATAAAAAAACCGGCAAAGAGGTCTGGCGGCAGGAATCAACGGGGTTTAATGCGACCTGGGGAACTCCCATACTGGTTCCAATTGATGAGGACAGAACCGATCTGGTAATTGGTGTTCCCTACGAAATCTGGAGTCTCAATCCCGATACCGGAAAGCTCCGCTGGTACTGTGAGGCGATGCCGACTGAAACGTATTGCTCAAGTGTCATCGCCCATGATGGTATCGTTTATGGAATTGAAGGACGTGGTGGTGGATCAATCGCGGTACGAGCCGATGGTAAAGGAGACGTGACGAAAACACATGTTCTCTGGTCTGGACGCGATTCCAATCGGATTGAAACCCCGATCATTTACCAGGGTCGGATTTATTTCTTCTCTCGGGGTATTGCGAACTGTATTGATGCCAAGACAGGCGAACGTATCTTTCGAGGCCGTCTAGACAAGGGTGACTCTGATGTAACTAACAATCGAGAGGAACAATCTGAAAGTCGCTCTGGCAGAGGCCGAGGCGGTTTTCGAGGAAGTGACTATTCCTCACCGGTGATTGCCGATGGCAAGGTCTATTTCGTCTCTCGCTCTGGAGAAACCTATGTCATCAAAGCTGGCGATAAACTGGAACAGCTTTCAGTCAATCGACTGACTGATGAAAATGAAGACTTCAGTGCAACTCCTGCGATAAGCGATGGGCAAATCTTTATCCGCTCAGACAAGCACCTGTATTGTGTAGGTAATGAGGATGCTTAG
- a CDS encoding EF-hand domain-containing protein — translation MRIANRFSVYTALLAVCATTLVFAQPPEGEKRDADRGDRPERRERGDRPERRDQGDRPERGDRGPGRRGPGGRPNIMTIMPIIIVLDANKDGEISKEEMENATAALQKLDKDKNGKLTEEELRPNFGRRDGDRRGPGGPEGRGPRDGDRRGPGGPEGRGPRDGDRGRNDGGDGDRNRNRGGDFIERIMKNDKNEDGKLTKDELPERMQPIFDRIDTNQDKVIDKDELKKMMERFQSRGRSGGRERGKRDSGKERPKRPELED, via the coding sequence ATGCGTATCGCAAATCGTTTTTCTGTCTACACAGCTCTACTCGCAGTCTGTGCCACCACACTTGTATTTGCCCAACCTCCTGAAGGGGAAAAACGTGACGCAGATCGGGGAGACCGACCAGAGCGTAGAGAACGCGGTGATCGGCCAGAAAGAAGAGATCAGGGAGATCGGCCTGAAAGAGGAGACCGTGGCCCTGGTCGAAGAGGTCCAGGAGGGCGTCCTAATATCATGACGATCATGCCCATCATTATTGTTTTAGACGCCAATAAAGATGGAGAAATTTCCAAAGAGGAAATGGAAAACGCTACTGCCGCTCTTCAAAAGCTGGACAAAGATAAAAACGGAAAGTTGACCGAAGAGGAACTGCGTCCTAATTTTGGTAGACGAGACGGTGATCGACGTGGTCCTGGCGGTCCAGAGGGAAGAGGACCACGTGATGGAGATCGTCGTGGCCCTGGAGGTCCAGAAGGTAGAGGACCACGCGACGGGGATCGTGGCAGAAATGATGGAGGCGACGGAGATCGAAATAGAAATCGTGGCGGAGACTTCATAGAACGGATTATGAAGAATGATAAAAATGAAGATGGAAAACTAACGAAAGATGAGCTTCCAGAACGGATGCAACCTATATTTGATCGGATTGATACCAATCAAGACAAGGTCATTGATAAAGACGAGTTAAAGAAAATGATGGAGCGGTTTCAATCACGTGGCCGATCAGGTGGTAGAGAACGTGGAAAGCGAGATTCTGGTAAAGAACGCCCTAAACGTCCCGAGTTAGAAGATTAA
- a CDS encoding Gfo/Idh/MocA family protein, with the protein MNPNRSQTSNTTRREFIKTGSAAVAAVSTLSSAALARTPQTTALQSGLFAGGTDVIRVGLIGCGGRGTGAAAQALSADPNAKLVAMGDAFYDHLDKSHKNLKKNPVAKQVQVDADHKFVGFDAYQKVIDCVDVVLLTTPPHFRPMQMRAAIEAGKHVFAEKPVAVDAPGVRSILETCKLAKEKNLSIVSGLCWRYHQGMRETFKQIHDGAAGDVMAIQCSYNTRGLWMFKREPEWSDMEWQLRNWLYFTWLSGDFNNEQHVHSLDKMAWTMKDQTPISCSGTGGRQTRTGKDYGHIYDHFAIAYEYPNGVKGFSRCRQQDGCAVDVSDHVFGTKGRVDVFKHRIYNPKGEKTWQFRGKSKNMYQVEHDEFFESIRSGKPINNGEYMTKSTMLAIMGRMAAYTGKTITWEMAMNSTEDLTPASYEWGSLPVPPVAMPGVTAFK; encoded by the coding sequence ATGAATCCCAATCGATCACAGACTTCAAACACAACACGACGTGAGTTTATTAAAACTGGTTCAGCCGCAGTTGCCGCTGTGTCCACATTATCGAGCGCTGCTCTCGCCAGAACACCTCAAACGACCGCACTGCAATCTGGTTTGTTTGCGGGAGGCACAGACGTCATTCGTGTGGGCCTGATTGGATGTGGAGGACGTGGAACCGGTGCAGCAGCACAAGCACTTTCAGCCGACCCCAATGCAAAACTAGTGGCAATGGGCGACGCGTTTTATGATCACCTTGATAAGAGTCATAAAAACTTAAAAAAGAACCCTGTGGCGAAACAGGTGCAAGTCGACGCAGATCACAAATTTGTTGGTTTCGATGCCTATCAAAAAGTGATTGACTGTGTCGATGTTGTTCTGTTAACAACGCCCCCTCATTTCCGTCCAATGCAAATGCGTGCGGCAATTGAAGCGGGCAAACATGTTTTTGCAGAAAAACCGGTTGCCGTGGACGCACCTGGTGTTCGTTCCATTTTGGAAACCTGCAAATTGGCTAAGGAGAAAAATCTCTCTATCGTGTCTGGTCTCTGCTGGCGCTACCACCAGGGAATGCGTGAAACATTTAAACAAATCCATGATGGTGCCGCTGGCGATGTAATGGCCATCCAATGTAGTTACAACACGCGTGGCTTGTGGATGTTCAAGCGAGAACCGGAATGGAGTGACATGGAATGGCAGTTGAGAAACTGGCTATATTTCACGTGGCTCTCAGGAGATTTTAATAACGAACAGCACGTTCATAGTCTGGATAAAATGGCCTGGACAATGAAAGATCAAACCCCGATTTCCTGTAGTGGAACTGGTGGCCGTCAGACTCGAACTGGAAAAGATTATGGCCACATCTACGATCACTTTGCCATCGCTTATGAATATCCTAATGGAGTAAAAGGATTTAGCCGTTGCCGGCAACAAGATGGTTGTGCCGTTGATGTTTCTGATCATGTTTTTGGAACCAAAGGTCGCGTCGATGTGTTTAAACATCGTATCTATAACCCCAAAGGTGAAAAAACCTGGCAATTCCGAGGAAAAAGCAAAAACATGTATCAGGTTGAACATGATGAGTTCTTCGAAAGCATTCGCTCAGGAAAACCAATTAATAATGGTGAGTACATGACGAAGAGTACGATGCTTGCCATTATGGGGCGAATGGCCGCTTATACCGGTAAGACCATTACCTGGGAAATGGCGATGAACTCCACAGAAGATTTAACTCCAGCCAGCTATGAATGGGGATCATTGCCCGTGCCTCCCGTGGCCATGCCTGGAGTGACTGCCTTTAAATAA
- a CDS encoding gamma carbonic anhydrase family protein — protein sequence MDNSHSDPEWPQIASSIPAPPEVPYPEVDCDWSALHCTPIVDSTAWVAPDAIVTGRVRLKAHSSVWHQCVLRGDLEYIEVGEETNVQDGSILHTDYEHPCILGNRVTLGHSAIVHGSIVEDDAMIAIGATILSRCVIGKGALIAAGSLVREGIHVPPNTLWAGYPARQIKVLTEQQQERLKATWQHYVNLAAASLKRFGRQHIDALIQPDESR from the coding sequence ATGGATAACTCGCATTCTGATCCTGAATGGCCTCAAATCGCTTCTTCAATACCCGCCCCTCCTGAAGTACCATACCCAGAAGTAGACTGTGATTGGAGTGCCTTACATTGCACGCCTATTGTTGATTCGACAGCCTGGGTGGCCCCTGATGCCATAGTGACAGGTAGAGTTCGTTTGAAAGCACACAGTTCTGTCTGGCACCAATGTGTACTAAGAGGCGATTTAGAATACATTGAAGTGGGGGAAGAGACCAATGTGCAAGATGGCTCTATATTGCACACAGATTACGAACACCCCTGCATTCTGGGAAATCGTGTCACATTAGGACATTCAGCGATTGTACATGGTTCAATCGTTGAAGATGATGCCATGATTGCCATCGGCGCCACCATCCTCAGCCGGTGTGTCATTGGCAAAGGAGCTCTCATTGCGGCAGGCTCCCTGGTACGTGAAGGAATCCACGTCCCCCCCAATACACTTTGGGCTGGCTACCCCGCACGACAAATTAAAGTGCTCACAGAACAACAACAAGAACGCTTGAAGGCAACCTGGCAGCATTACGTGAATCTGGCTGCCGCCAGTCTAAAACGTTTTGGCCGTCAGCATATCGATGCCCTCATCCAACCCGACGAATCCCGATGA
- a CDS encoding DMT family transporter, producing MKTIKGTSSNTRVLSPTHNSESQHESGLSPGVRGTLFGLISALAYTAANIALREAAVDNNADWAIWISALKSIPAAIAGWVIVAYRDFQGLPSLPPRRLVIPLILTGLVMQFGGNVMFQWSLSLGGLALSVPLCFATLLTTGALLGRIFLEEAITRRMLVSMLVLTAAIVLLSLGAHQAELSVYEHMEHHTNSMSTVALTIFVACFSGCAYGAGGTVIRGSVRGELSISATLVLISTTGLVCLTTVAIYRLGFSILWETTPWQYFVMLIAGIMNAIAFFAIGASMKYLSVTRVNLLNASQTAMAAFAGVIFFGEELTVWLLSGTALTIGGLFLMEKKRPSIPNSPMGETSQSNENLQEGNSNG from the coding sequence ATGAAGACTATTAAAGGGACTTCATCGAATACGCGCGTTCTCTCTCCGACTCACAACTCTGAAAGCCAGCATGAGAGCGGTCTCTCTCCTGGAGTTCGTGGGACCCTGTTCGGACTGATATCAGCACTTGCTTACACAGCAGCCAATATTGCTCTACGAGAGGCTGCAGTCGATAACAATGCCGATTGGGCAATTTGGATCTCTGCACTAAAATCCATTCCCGCGGCGATCGCAGGTTGGGTCATAGTTGCTTATCGTGATTTTCAAGGATTACCCTCACTACCCCCTCGTCGGCTCGTCATCCCACTAATCCTGACTGGCCTGGTAATGCAATTTGGTGGCAACGTTATGTTCCAGTGGTCGCTAAGTCTGGGTGGGTTGGCACTTTCTGTACCTCTGTGTTTTGCTACGCTACTCACAACAGGTGCTTTATTAGGACGTATTTTTCTGGAAGAAGCAATTACACGCCGCATGCTTGTATCTATGTTGGTACTAACTGCAGCCATCGTGCTACTCAGCCTGGGAGCCCATCAAGCAGAACTTTCTGTTTACGAGCATATGGAACACCATACGAATTCAATGAGCACCGTAGCGCTGACCATCTTTGTTGCCTGTTTCTCAGGCTGTGCTTATGGAGCTGGTGGCACTGTCATTCGTGGTTCCGTCAGAGGCGAACTTTCCATTTCGGCAACACTGGTTTTAATCAGCACGACCGGCTTAGTTTGTTTAACGACTGTTGCCATTTATAGACTCGGTTTTTCAATTTTATGGGAGACGACACCCTGGCAATATTTTGTCATGTTAATCGCAGGCATTATGAATGCGATTGCCTTCTTCGCAATCGGTGCATCAATGAAATACCTGAGTGTGACGCGCGTCAATTTATTGAATGCCTCTCAAACAGCAATGGCTGCTTTTGCAGGTGTTATTTTCTTTGGTGAAGAATTAACCGTCTGGCTATTAAGTGGTACTGCACTCACTATTGGTGGTCTCTTTTTAATGGAAAAAAAGAGGCCGTCTATTCCCAATAGCCCCATGGGTGAAACATCCCAATCGAATGAAAATTTGCAAGAGGGTAATTCAAATGGATAA
- a CDS encoding DNA gyrase inhibitor YacG: MIQPQTCPICRKVVTVKASDEQSPFPFCSKKCRDVDLFRWSEGKYAIVEDLDPRLIELQRLEQEDEDY; this comes from the coding sequence ATGATTCAACCTCAAACATGCCCCATATGTCGAAAAGTCGTCACAGTTAAAGCCAGTGATGAACAGTCTCCGTTCCCTTTTTGTAGCAAAAAATGCCGCGATGTCGATCTGTTCCGTTGGTCTGAAGGAAAGTATGCAATCGTAGAAGACCTGGATCCTCGTTTGATTGAGTTACAACGGCTGGAACAAGAGGATGAAGACTATTAA
- a CDS encoding FmdB family zinc ribbon protein, with translation MPTYDYECSQCEHKWEEFQSITAKPLRKCPACGKLRAKRVIGAGAGIIFKGSGFYQTDYRSSSYKKAAEADSKAQSASSESKTSKDSGSTKKSSSSES, from the coding sequence ATGCCAACCTACGACTATGAATGCTCCCAGTGTGAACATAAATGGGAAGAGTTTCAGTCCATTACTGCAAAACCACTGAGAAAATGCCCCGCGTGCGGCAAACTTCGTGCAAAGCGAGTCATTGGTGCTGGTGCCGGTATCATTTTCAAGGGATCAGGATTTTACCAAACTGATTACCGCAGCAGTTCTTATAAAAAAGCAGCGGAGGCAGACAGTAAGGCTCAATCAGCGAGTTCTGAATCCAAAACCAGCAAAGATTCAGGCTCAACTAAAAAGAGTTCCTCATCTGAATCCTGA
- the grpE gene encoding nucleotide exchange factor GrpE, with the protein MEQPEGIQNQPEDNPIEEAEKETVDETPTIEEQLQTALAERDEAQDRFLRSQAELDNTRKRYQKELAQTRQYAAAPFIQSLLPALDNLKRAIDAAESADHVDELKQGVEMVAKQIVDIFSQHDVKAIDALGKPFDPNLHEALQQLPSDEHPPMTVMQELEQGFILNDRVVRPTKVIVSSGPTES; encoded by the coding sequence ATGGAACAGCCTGAAGGAATTCAGAATCAACCCGAAGATAATCCCATAGAAGAGGCAGAAAAAGAAACGGTTGATGAAACGCCGACTATAGAAGAACAACTACAAACAGCACTAGCGGAACGAGATGAAGCACAAGATCGCTTTTTACGTTCGCAAGCGGAGTTGGACAATACCCGCAAACGCTATCAGAAAGAATTAGCACAAACACGCCAATATGCAGCCGCACCTTTTATTCAGAGCTTATTGCCAGCATTGGACAATCTCAAACGAGCCATCGACGCAGCAGAAAGCGCGGACCACGTTGATGAACTAAAACAGGGTGTGGAAATGGTGGCAAAACAAATTGTGGATATCTTTTCACAACATGACGTCAAAGCCATTGATGCATTAGGAAAACCATTCGATCCCAATCTGCATGAAGCACTACAACAACTCCCCTCGGATGAACATCCTCCGATGACCGTCATGCAGGAACTTGAACAGGGCTTCATTCTGAACGACCGTGTGGTTCGCCCTACCAAAGTCATCGTTTCCTCTGGTCCTACCGAAAGTTAA